One segment of Radiobacillus kanasensis DNA contains the following:
- a CDS encoding phosphatidylglycerol lysyltransferase domain-containing protein: MEKRLTTKMETSTNSVNLHSEHIVTFLKDNGGNHVSHLFFLNDKEVYWAQRQTVLIVYKKIANKLVVLGDPIGPDASIPDAIREFHQYCEYQGLKPIFYQVSPAFMQFYHETGYRFVKLGEEGKVNLQTFTLAGKKGSKLRTRFNKFARNGFQFQVVNPPYSKEFLQQLKEVSDSWLGGQKEKTFSVVSFSEEYVSRFHVGILTDENDQIIAFATLADDFRETINIDLMRKRADSPHGTMDVLFIHILEWAKENQYQTCSLGMAPLSNVGSCKYSFATEKFIRLAYLYGNSLYNFKGLKEFKEKFACTWEPKYLAYKKTFLPATFVQLVLLINKRKTNRQMLRVQKKEEIG, from the coding sequence ATGGAAAAGAGACTAACAACTAAGATGGAAACATCTACAAACAGCGTGAACCTTCATTCGGAACATATAGTAACTTTTTTGAAAGACAATGGAGGCAATCATGTCTCTCATCTATTCTTTTTAAATGATAAAGAGGTATATTGGGCACAAAGACAAACCGTGTTGATTGTATATAAAAAGATTGCAAATAAATTAGTTGTACTAGGGGATCCAATCGGGCCAGATGCTTCGATTCCCGATGCGATACGAGAGTTTCACCAATATTGTGAATATCAAGGGTTAAAACCAATCTTCTATCAAGTGAGCCCGGCATTCATGCAGTTTTATCATGAGACAGGCTATCGATTTGTTAAGCTTGGGGAAGAAGGGAAAGTTAATCTACAAACTTTCACTCTAGCTGGTAAAAAGGGATCGAAGCTTCGGACAAGATTCAATAAGTTTGCTAGGAACGGCTTTCAGTTTCAAGTAGTAAACCCACCTTATTCGAAAGAGTTCTTACAACAACTTAAGGAAGTATCTGATTCATGGCTAGGTGGTCAAAAGGAAAAAACATTTTCCGTCGTTTCTTTTAGCGAAGAATATGTATCGAGATTTCATGTAGGAATTTTAACGGATGAAAATGACCAAATCATTGCATTCGCGACACTTGCGGACGATTTTAGAGAAACGATTAATATCGATCTCATGCGAAAAAGAGCGGATAGCCCTCACGGAACGATGGATGTGTTATTTATTCATATCTTGGAATGGGCAAAAGAAAATCAATACCAAACCTGCAGTTTAGGCATGGCACCACTTTCTAATGTAGGAAGCTGTAAGTATTCATTTGCTACTGAGAAATTTATCCGTTTGGCCTATCTATATGGAAATTCTTTATATAACTTCAAAGGATTAAAGGAATTTAAAGAAAAGTTTGCTTGTACGTGGGAACCGAAATATCTTGCTTACAAAAAAACATTCCTTCCAGCAACATTCGTGCAGCTTGTGTTGTTGATTAATAAAAGAAAAACAAACCGGCAAATGTTACGAGTGCAAAAAAAAGAAGAAATTGGATAA